Within Cellulophaga sp. L1A9, the genomic segment CATACGTTGTCTCGTACTAGCCCTACCTATCTGGTCTGTTCTGAATTTGGTTTCGCATTTTCCCATCCTGCCAAAAGTTGTTTTGACAAGGCTGAAATCACTTTGGTATAATTTTCATTTTTTGCGAGATTAATAGTTTCAAAAGCATCATTTTCTGAATCGTATAACTCTGCCGACACAAACGCCTTTTTAGTACCCGTTTTTTCATTCCAACCATACCATTCTATATAATGATATTTCTCCGTATTCATAGAATACCCCATATAGCGTTTACCATCTGCAGATACTTTTGGTCGGCGGTGAAACTGACTAAAAGCAGCCTTTTTCCAAGATAAATCGGGTTTTTTTAATAAAGGAACAAAACTAGTGCCTTGCATATTCTCAGGAATAGGAATCCCCGAAAGCTCACAAAGAGAAGGGAACATATCTATTAATTCTGTAATTTCAGAACTCTTTGCTCCTCTAAGTTTCTGATCTGGATACCGAATAATCATAGGTACTTTTAAATCAATGTTATAGTTTGTCATTTTACCCCAACTATTATGCTCTCCTAATTTCCAACCATGATCTCCAAATAAAATGATAATGGTATTATCATAGATACCAATCGTCTTCATATGGGCAATAAGATCACCCAACAAAGCATCTACATAACTTACACTGGCATAATACCCATGCTTTAAGGTTTGGATCGTATCTTTTGATATACGTTTTGAGGACGTAGGGTGGCCAATATGATTAAAGCCATCATAATGCCTTAATTCGTACATGGAGTTCATACTATAAAGCGGAGCCCCCTCCGGAATTTCAGGATTTATAGCAGTAGGAATTTTTTCCCGATCGTATAAATCCCAATACTTTTTGGGCGCTGCAAATGGTAAATGTGGTCTAAAATACCCCAATCCAAAGAAGAATGGAGTTTTAGTTTTAGAAAGTCTAGTTAAAGTTTGCTTTGCTAATTTTGTTTGTGCCCCATCATAGTACATGGTATCGTGCACCTCGGCAGCTTCCCAAGCGGGTCCAGTATTCCAACCATCTGCATAACGTTCTGGTCGCAATTTTAATAGAGAATCTCTTTTTATAGCCTGTGATTTATTTACCGCTTCGCTAATGTAAAAAGTTTCTCCATCTCTTTTAAGCCATTCTTCTTTCAAATATCGAGAAGGCCTTAAATCTGGTTCATCCCATGATATCGAATCAGGCATATAATTATGAAAAATTTTACCCATATTCACGGTATGGTAACCATTCTTCGAAAAATATTGGGGCATAGTTACAGCTTCAGGGTTTATCTCTCTAAACTTATCTCCCAAGTGCCAAACTCGTGTAGCATCGGGCCGTAAACCCGTCATTAAACTAGCTCTAGATGGTGCGCAAACAGCAACTTGTGCATAGGCCTCCATAAAGGTCATTCCTTCAGACGCTAAGGCATCTATATTCGGAGTGATAACTTCAGTATCTCCATATACGCCTAGAGCTGGTCTAAGATCATCGATAGATATAAAAAGAATATTAGGTTTTACCTGTTCATTTTCTTGATGTTGGCTATTGCCGAGTGCTACAAAACACAACAACATCAACTGCATCAGTACATACTTACCATTCCTCATATCATTCATTTAAAAAATTGCCTCGAATAAAAATAAGTCAATTTTAATACAAAAAGAAAAACCCGCTTACATAGTTGTAAATAGGAGTTCTTTTTAATGGTATTCTTAAAATACTAGGTGCTTAAATACATTTTTATACGAGAATACGAGTTGTAAAACGCATCATCTTTTGAACTATAAATAAAACTCTGCCTCCTTCATTTTATTTTCGTGTAACCTTTTATTTGCGGCAGTACCAATTAACTCAAATTAAAAAGAGCTAAAGCTTGCATTAGAATCTTCATTGATGCCACACCCAAGGCTTAAAAAGCTATATCCAACGAAAAATAAACCGTAAGGTCCTTAGCAGTAATCGTTCTAACAACTAAAAACAAGGTGGTTTCAGATGCCGATTTTAAAGATTTTTATCTCTTCATTTTAAGAAAACAAATACCTACTAATCAAACCCCTGTTCATCAAGACCCAAGCACTAGCGTAGGCAAATTTGATAAAAAAAACGACAAGAGTTTATGAGTAAAACCAGTTATAAAAAATGGTCGTACCAAATGGAATGAAACTCATGTCTATTTACGCGAATAGAGCTTCCCTTTTTTATAGGGAAAAACCTCCGTTTTATGCAGTTAGCCAACAATGGCTAACCATAGCCAAATAAGCATTGGCTATTTTAGTATAATACATTTAAAAATACTGATCACCTACTCTTCTATAAACCAGCTTTTTACCACAACATAGCATTGATAGGCAACAAAAAATTATATCATACAGCGAACATCCGTAAATTGTAGGTTTTAACTTACTTAGTAAATAATTCTATACTGTTATTATGATTTTATCCAAGCAATCAGCTACACTAGTGTTATGGTCATCTCTACTATTACTATGTTGTAAGATTGCATTTGCGCAATCCAATCAAACCTCTATATCTTTTCAACACTTACCTGGAGGCTTATCTCAAAGCTCTGCTAACGTAATTTATGAAGATAGTTATGGTTACCTATGGATTGGTACTAGAAATGGACTCAATAAATACGATGGTAAAAATTTTAAAATATACGAACAGGCTCTTGATAATAAAACAGGCCTTACCAATGGGTATATTGAAGATATTTACGAAGACGACAATAGACAATTATATATAGGTACCGTTCAGGGTTTAAATATCTATCACCGCGACATGGATATCCTAAAGCCTTATCCATTCATTGGTGAGGGCAAAAAATTAGAATTGGAACATTTTTATTCTATTATTAAATCCACAGATTTTCTTTGGTTAGGAACCACTACCAGCCTATTTAAGTACCATATTAAGACCGGTAAAACCAAAGAGTTCAAATATCAAGAAGTAACAAACAAGGTAATAATAAGCAATTATGTTGTAAAAATTGCAAAATTAAATAATGAAAAAACTTTAGTCATCATCGATAACGACATTTGGATATTAAATAATGACTTAAAGGTTTTATCAAAACTTCACGAAAGTCAGAGAATACGAAGTGTACTACAACAAAACCCATCTCAGTTTTTAATTGGTTTACATAATGGTGAACTAATTGAATTAAAGATCAAAAATGACAATTCCTTAAACACAGAAAGAAAAAAAATAAGCAATGGCTATCCTATTTTATCATTATCAACTGCTCCAAATGGTGATTATTGGATAGGCAGTGAAAATGATGGTCTTTTTATTTACTCAAAAAGGACCAAACAAGTGACAAATTTAAAATATGACAATACAAATATAAATTCAATCTCTAGCAACTCTATTTGGTCTATATACAATAGTAAAGGAATTATGTGGCTAGGACCCTACAAAAAAGGCCTAAGCTTTTACGATCCAATTTATCATAAATTTAAACATATAAAAAACCAACCTTTTAATTCTCTGTCTTTAAACAATAATAATGTAAACTGTTTTATTCAAGATATAAATGATCCTAATGATCACCTTTGGATTGGAACGGATGGAGGTGGTTTAAATTACTGGGACAGAACCTCCAATACATTTGTAAAATATAGTTTAGACAATAAAAATCTCGATACCAACATAGTACTCAGTATACTACAAGATAAAAAAAGTCAATTATGGTTAGGGTCTTGGGGTAAAGGAATTACCGTATTTGATATTAAGAATAAAAAGTATAAGGTATTGACAAAAGAAAATTCCTTTTTGCTGTCAAACAATGTATTTAATCTAATGATGGACCGCAAAGGGCGAATATGGATTGCAACATTTCACGGTGGATTACAATGCTATACTCCAGAAACTAAAACACATAAAAACATTGACCTTAAAAATAACGTCAGTAAAAATACAGTCTCTACCATCACCACTATAACCGAAGATAAAAATGGAAATATATGGGTTGGAACACAAATATCTGGGCTCTTTAAACTCACTGAAATAAATGAAGAGTGGCAATACACCAGTTATAATAGTCAAGAGAATGAACACATCATAAGTAACGACTTCATTAATGCTATTGTAGAAGACAGCAAGGGTACTTTATGGGTTGGTACTCAAGCAGGGTTAAATAAATACAATGCTACTACTGGTTATTTTGAAGCGATCACCCGTAAAAATGGATTAAAAAATGATGCCGTAAAAGGAATTATAGAAGACGAAAATCATTTATTATGGTTAAGTACGGGTTTTGGAATTATTCAATACAATCCTGAAAGTGAGGTATCTATAAATTATGATAGTA encodes:
- a CDS encoding sulfatase codes for the protein MRNGKYVLMQLMLLCFVALGNSQHQENEQVKPNILFISIDDLRPALGVYGDTEVITPNIDALASEGMTFMEAYAQVAVCAPSRASLMTGLRPDATRVWHLGDKFREINPEAVTMPQYFSKNGYHTVNMGKIFHNYMPDSISWDEPDLRPSRYLKEEWLKRDGETFYISEAVNKSQAIKRDSLLKLRPERYADGWNTGPAWEAAEVHDTMYYDGAQTKLAKQTLTRLSKTKTPFFFGLGYFRPHLPFAAPKKYWDLYDREKIPTAINPEIPEGAPLYSMNSMYELRHYDGFNHIGHPTSSKRISKDTIQTLKHGYYASVSYVDALLGDLIAHMKTIGIYDNTIIILFGDHGWKLGEHNSWGKMTNYNIDLKVPMIIRYPDQKLRGAKSSEITELIDMFPSLCELSGIPIPENMQGTSFVPLLKKPDLSWKKAAFSQFHRRPKVSADGKRYMGYSMNTEKYHYIEWYGWNEKTGTKKAFVSAELYDSENDAFETINLAKNENYTKVISALSKQLLAGWENAKPNSEQTR
- a CDS encoding two-component regulator propeller domain-containing protein, which encodes MILSKQSATLVLWSSLLLLCCKIAFAQSNQTSISFQHLPGGLSQSSANVIYEDSYGYLWIGTRNGLNKYDGKNFKIYEQALDNKTGLTNGYIEDIYEDDNRQLYIGTVQGLNIYHRDMDILKPYPFIGEGKKLELEHFYSIIKSTDFLWLGTTTSLFKYHIKTGKTKEFKYQEVTNKVIISNYVVKIAKLNNEKTLVIIDNDIWILNNDLKVLSKLHESQRIRSVLQQNPSQFLIGLHNGELIELKIKNDNSLNTERKKISNGYPILSLSTAPNGDYWIGSENDGLFIYSKRTKQVTNLKYDNTNINSISSNSIWSIYNSKGIMWLGPYKKGLSFYDPIYHKFKHIKNQPFNSLSLNNNNVNCFIQDINDPNDHLWIGTDGGGLNYWDRTSNTFVKYSLDNKNLDTNIVLSILQDKKSQLWLGSWGKGITVFDIKNKKYKVLTKENSFLLSNNVFNLMMDRKGRIWIATFHGGLQCYTPETKTHKNIDLKNNVSKNTVSTITTITEDKNGNIWVGTQISGLFKLTEINEEWQYTSYNSQENEHIISNDFINAIVEDSKGTLWVGTQAGLNKYNATTGYFEAITRKNGLKNDAVKGIIEDENHLLWLSTGFGIIQYNPESEVSINYDSNDGLQGNEFNSNSFYKTKNNELIFGGSNGFNLFQAKDIKKRVDTPKVNITSLKIFNKPVYAGDASKILKQYISQVDSITMSYDKNVITFEFNALTFRHHDKVNYAYFLDGFETSWNYVGHQKNATYTSLEPGNYTLRIKSSNSDGIWNNNETTLHITITPPFWKTWWFRLLLIVLLISGIYLVLYLRIKNIKKYQLTLEKEIDERTQQLQLQKKELKKIADELTTKNEEIQRFTFAVSHDLKSPLSGIKGIASLIPMEFVMKDYPELEQYLEMINISCDTMNNLIGDITKIAKIGKIENKNEILDVNEIVALSTTLVKGKLKVAKVKLIVEEDLPNIYGDRNRIIQVFGNLLDNAIKYMGDQKEPVVHIKAQENEDNIQFSVSDNGSGMDEKSLKKLFSPFERFHANVKGTGLGLYMIKQIIESHNGTIYAKSEGTGKGTTFYVVIPNIADQEIQNMMDTNITPESTDKQ